The following DNA comes from Rhinoraja longicauda isolate Sanriku21f chromosome 30, sRhiLon1.1, whole genome shotgun sequence.
TTAAGGCTTAAGGACTGATGTCTCGATGGTCAACCCCTGCCTCCCCCTTAGACAGAGACGCACAGCTGGCCTGAAGTCCTTTGTAAGGCAGGTGAGGCAGATTGTGTGATGGAAAGGCCTTTGATCATCGGCCACTGAGTAAATTTCACAGAGGCCAACTCTCGTACAGAATCCTAACTGCCCATGCACACACCGAGCACGATGTTACCAATGCCATTCGATTGCTGGGTAAGTCTATGGTGGTCAGAAGAAAGTGTGCACTGACACAACGTCTCACCGCGCACCGTAAAACCGTCTCTTGTGGTCTGTCGTAGAATGAAAGAGGACTGACTGCATTTCCAAAAAAAAAGTGAACGTGTTATATGTTTTCTGAAAAGGGCCCCTTGTTTCGGTTGGTGGTCTGGGGGAAAGCGGTGACAAGGGCGATCCAGGAATCAAAGGCCCGACCGGGAAAACTGGACGCAGAGGACCACTGGGATTCAAAGGAGACTCAGGTATCGAAGGAGTGgtaggggagaagggaaaatcaggagACTACAAGAGCGCTTTGAAATCTGCCTTTTCTGCAAAAAAGGCGGTGTATGAATACCCACAACGAGACACCCCCATCAAATTCACAAAAATCCTATCCAATGACCAGCACCACTATAACAGTCGTACAGGAAAGTTCACCTGCAAGATATCTGGCTACTATTACTTTGTGTACCACGCTACCTCGGATAATAACCTGTGTGTTAATATGAATATGAATGGAGTGACGATAACTAGCTTCTGTAGTCATGGGGAGTTCGAACAGGTCAGTTCAGGAGCCCTTGTGCTCCATTTGCAGGTCAATGACAAGGTTTGGCTTGCAGCAACTGTGTACAACGCCTTAATGGGAAAAGAAAATCATGACAGTGTCTTTAGTGGGTTTCTCCTCTTTCCAGACTAAGAATTGAAATATTGAGGAAAAATCTATGACCAAACCCTCTGTTGGAAATTATACACCATTTGCCGATTTAAGCCTGAATAATATAAGCTCCCTTCTCTAGTTCATGCCTTCTCAGTCAAagacaaggtctgaagaagggtctcgtcccaaaacgtcacccattccttccctccagagctgctgcctgacccgctgagccactccatcaTTTTGCGTCTACACCAATACCATAGGTCACTGTAAGATGTAGCTATGTGAAGCATAAGCCTTGGGGCACTGCTGCTTGAGAAGCTGAACTTTGTGTCTTGTTAAGTCCTCACCACAGGCCATAGTTTACTGCAGTGAAGTTAAACTTACTTCACCGAGACGGCTGCTGAGCCAACACCAGAGTGTGGACAGCTCAGGTTCCCTTCCCCACACTCACTAAATTAAGTCTCGATTTAAGATCTCGCAGGCCTGATAAGATCACTCCAGCCCAGCCCAAACACCAGCGCCAAACACAACCACCACCCCAATCAGTccctgccccagccccaaccctagacccatccccatccccagccACATCCCCGGTCCCTACTCCAGCCCAGCTCCAACCCTCACTCCAGCCCAACTCCGACCACAACCACAACCCCATTCAGCCCCAACACCAGCCCCAACCACAGTCCACAGCCCCATCCCCATCCACATCCCTAGTCCAATCTTAATTCCTTCCCCAGCTCCAGTCCCACCCCCAGAACTACCCCAGGCCAACCTTAACCCCCGAACCCAATGTGAAATTTGGATATTATGCTTCAGAATATGTTCAATGCGATATACCACTGTCTTTATCACGGCAGTTGCCACCTATTTGGCTGTTAAAAGCAAATTACGTCCCTCAAACATATTGGCAATGTCTCAATTTACAAAATCTTTGTTGTGCTTCAGTGCAAAAACTGAcaattatatttttcaaaaatcaTATCATACACACAATATAAATAGTGTGGTAGAAGAATGTACTACCTGCAAGTATAAATACATTGTAATGTTTTGTTAACTTCGTAAATATCTGATTATTTCAAGATGAATTTCAAAGGATCAACATATATCTGAAAGTCTAGTTCACAGGAATAGTTGTTGTCACTCCTCACTGTGGAAATTCATACTCTATTAATGTGGGAAATGAGtagaagataaataatttttgtcatttattattattttttcaatGCTTTCTTCCAAAAATCTATTTCCACATATGAAATGTACGTGAAGATATTACTGAACTATTAGAGAAAATGTTCAATAAAAATTTCTTAGATTGAGAATTTTGTTCACTGCCTGATGTTTCTGGTTTCAATCCCCAGCCACTACATTGCTGCCAAATTCAATCCATAAGTTAATGAA
Coding sequences within:
- the LOC144607946 gene encoding uncharacterized protein LOC144607946 is translated as MIVQTNSASQYSLCKASIDIRFSDSADLVKQTMEPNCISLMLLLTVLGALVSGLETASGIPGIPGSHGIPGMPGKDGRDGPKGAKGDQGPLVSVGGLGESGDKGDPGIKGPTGKTGRRGPLGFKGDSGIEGVVGEKGKSGDYKSALKSAFSAKKAVYEYPQRDTPIKFTKILSNDQHHYNSRTGKFTCKISGYYYFVYHATSDNNLCVNMNMNGVTITSFCSHGEFEQVSSGALVLHLQVNDKVWLAATVYNALMGKENHDSVFSGFLLFPD